From Rhodopseudomonas palustris, a single genomic window includes:
- the metW gene encoding methionine biosynthesis protein MetW has product MSVQEGLPLEDHARPQLRVHRADHLLVADMVETGSKVLDVGCGEGDLMQLLESRGVDCRGIELSREGVNRCVSRGLAVVQGDADTDLDHYVDDAFDYVILSQTLQATRQPKEVLENLLRIGRRAIVSFPNFGYINMRLQLLIHGQMPRTENLPATWYDTPNIHFCTIKDFVGLCDEIGVKMERAVALDRYGRPLRLNAPWWFWNMFGEQGVFLLSRAQKKPPLQAADYVAP; this is encoded by the coding sequence ATGTCGGTGCAGGAAGGCTTGCCGCTGGAAGATCACGCGCGCCCGCAACTGCGCGTGCATCGCGCCGACCATCTGCTGGTTGCCGACATGGTGGAGACCGGCTCGAAGGTGCTCGACGTCGGCTGCGGCGAAGGCGACCTGATGCAGCTCCTCGAATCCCGCGGCGTCGATTGCCGCGGCATCGAGCTGTCGCGCGAGGGCGTCAACCGTTGTGTTTCGCGCGGTCTCGCCGTGGTGCAGGGCGACGCCGACACCGACCTCGATCACTACGTCGACGATGCGTTCGACTACGTGATCCTGTCGCAGACGTTGCAGGCGACGCGGCAGCCGAAAGAGGTGCTGGAGAATTTGCTCCGGATCGGACGACGCGCCATCGTGTCGTTTCCGAACTTCGGCTACATCAACATGCGGCTGCAACTCTTGATCCACGGTCAGATGCCGCGGACCGAGAACCTGCCGGCCACCTGGTACGACACGCCGAACATTCACTTCTGCACCATCAAGGATTTCGTCGGGCTGTGCGACGAGATAGGCGTCAAGATGGAGCGTGCGGTGGCGCTCGACCGTTACGGTCGGCCGCTGCGGCTGAACGCGCCGTGGTGGTTCTGGAATATGTTCGGTGAGCAGGGGGTGTTTTTGCTCAGCCGCGCGCAGAAAAAACCCCCGCTGCAGGCCGCCGACTACGTAGCACCTTAG
- the metX gene encoding homoserine O-acetyltransferase MetX, translated as MMNIHSVKGQKIAAGERTQEVDHPHSLIAQFGADQPLPLDCGIELSPFQIAYQTYGTLNADKSNAILVCHALTMDQHIANVHPITGKPGGWLTLVGPGKPIDTDRYFVICSNVIGGCMGSTGPASTNPATGKAWGLDFPVITIPDMVRAQAMLIDRLGIDKLFCVVGGSMGGMQVLQWSVAFPERVFSALAIACATRHSAQNIAFHELGRQAVMADPDWQHGRYFEHGCFPHRGLAVARMAAHITYLSDAALHRKFGRKMQDRDLPTFSFDADFQVESYLRYQGSSFVERFDANSYLYLTRAMDYFDIAADHDGVLAAAFRGTQTRFCVVSFTSDWLFPTSESRAIVHALNAGGARVSFAEIVTDKGHDAFLLDEPEFIDIARAFLQSAGTARGLGKGEH; from the coding sequence ATGATGAATATCCATTCGGTGAAGGGGCAGAAGATCGCCGCCGGCGAGCGGACCCAGGAGGTCGACCACCCGCATTCGCTCATCGCGCAGTTCGGGGCCGACCAGCCGCTGCCGCTTGACTGCGGCATCGAGCTCAGCCCGTTCCAGATCGCCTACCAGACCTACGGGACGCTGAACGCCGACAAGAGCAACGCCATCCTGGTCTGCCACGCCCTGACGATGGATCAGCACATCGCCAACGTGCATCCGATTACCGGCAAACCCGGCGGTTGGCTGACCCTGGTCGGCCCCGGCAAGCCGATCGATACCGACCGCTATTTCGTGATCTGCTCCAACGTGATCGGCGGCTGCATGGGCTCGACCGGTCCCGCCTCTACCAACCCCGCCACCGGCAAGGCCTGGGGCCTTGATTTCCCGGTCATCACCATTCCCGACATGGTCCGCGCTCAGGCGATGCTGATCGACCGGCTCGGCATCGACAAACTGTTCTGCGTTGTCGGCGGCTCGATGGGCGGCATGCAGGTGCTGCAATGGTCGGTGGCGTTCCCCGAGCGAGTGTTCTCGGCGCTGGCGATCGCTTGCGCGACCCGGCACTCGGCACAGAACATCGCCTTCCACGAGCTCGGCCGCCAGGCGGTGATGGCCGATCCGGATTGGCAGCACGGTCGCTATTTCGAGCACGGATGTTTCCCGCATCGCGGACTCGCGGTGGCGCGGATGGCCGCGCACATCACCTACCTGTCGGACGCGGCGCTGCATCGCAAGTTCGGCCGCAAGATGCAGGATCGCGACCTGCCGACGTTTTCGTTCGATGCCGACTTCCAGGTCGAGAGTTACTTGCGCTATCAAGGCTCGTCGTTCGTCGAGCGGTTCGACGCCAACTCCTATCTGTATCTGACCCGCGCGATGGATTACTTCGATATCGCTGCCGATCATGACGGTGTGCTGGCCGCTGCATTCCGCGGCACCCAGACGCGGTTCTGCGTGGTGTCGTTCACCTCCGACTGGCTATTCCCGACCTCGGAGTCGCGTGCCATCGTCCATGCGCTGAACGCCGGCGGCGCACGGGTCTCGTTCGCCGAGATCGTGACCGACAAGGGCCACGATGCATTCCTGCTCGACGAGCCGGAGTTCATCGATATCGCGCGCGCTTTCCTGCAATCGGCGGGCACTGCGCGCGGCCTCGGCAAGGGGGAGCACTGA
- the hisC gene encoding histidinol-phosphate transaminase: MSRPVPNPGILDIAPYTPGKSPVAEPGRKVFKLSANETPFGPSPHAIAAYKSAADHLEDYPEGTSRILREAIGKAYGLDPDRIICGAGSDEILNLLAHTYLAPSDEAISSQHGFLVYPIATLANGAKNVVAPEKNLTTDVDAMLAAVTPNTKLVWLANPNNPTGTYIPFDEVKRLRAGLPSHVVLVLDAAYADYVMKNDYELGIELVSTTENTVLTHTFSKVHGLAALRIGWMFGPANIVDAVNRIRGPFNVSVPAQLAAVAAIQDTGHVERSRAHTDKWRNQLAEELPKLGLTVTPSVCNFVLIHFPTTKGKTAADADAFLTKRGLVLRALNNYGLPHALRMTIGTDEANALVLENLREFMGQP; encoded by the coding sequence ATGTCCCGTCCCGTGCCGAATCCCGGCATCCTCGATATTGCGCCCTACACCCCTGGCAAAAGCCCGGTGGCCGAACCCGGCCGCAAGGTGTTCAAGCTCTCGGCCAACGAAACCCCGTTCGGCCCGTCGCCGCACGCGATCGCGGCCTACAAGAGCGCGGCGGATCATCTCGAGGACTATCCGGAAGGCACCTCGCGGATCCTGCGCGAGGCGATCGGCAAAGCCTACGGTCTCGATCCCGACCGCATCATCTGCGGCGCCGGCTCGGACGAAATCCTCAACCTGCTGGCGCACACCTATCTGGCGCCAAGCGACGAGGCGATCTCGAGCCAGCACGGCTTCCTAGTGTACCCGATCGCCACACTGGCGAACGGCGCCAAGAACGTGGTGGCGCCCGAGAAGAACCTGACCACCGACGTCGACGCCATGCTGGCGGCGGTGACGCCGAACACCAAGCTGGTGTGGCTCGCCAACCCGAACAATCCGACCGGCACCTACATCCCGTTCGACGAGGTGAAGCGCCTCCGTGCGGGTCTGCCCAGCCATGTCGTGCTGGTGCTGGATGCCGCTTACGCCGACTACGTGATGAAGAACGACTACGAGCTCGGCATCGAGCTGGTGTCGACTACGGAGAACACCGTGCTGACCCACACCTTTTCCAAGGTGCACGGGCTGGCCGCGCTGCGGATCGGCTGGATGTTCGGCCCGGCCAACATCGTCGACGCGGTCAACCGCATCCGCGGGCCGTTCAACGTCTCGGTGCCGGCGCAGCTCGCCGCGGTCGCGGCGATCCAGGACACCGGCCATGTCGAGCGTTCGCGCGCCCACACCGACAAATGGCGCAATCAGCTCGCCGAAGAACTGCCGAAGCTCGGCCTCACCGTTACGCCGAGCGTGTGCAACTTCGTGCTGATCCACTTCCCGACAACCAAGGGCAAGACCGCGGCGGACGCCGACGCGTTCCTGACCAAGCGTGGCCTGGTGCTGCGCGCGCTCAACAATTACGGCCTGCCGCATGCGCTGCGCATGACCATCGGCACCGACGAAGCCAACGCGCTGGTGCTGGAAAACTTGCGCGAGTTCATGGGCCAGCCATGA
- a CDS encoding MOSC domain-containing protein: MTDLALASVASIYRYPVKGLSPEPLPTVALDVGQTLPGDRTFAIENGPIGFDPANPRYFPKIRFLMLMRNERLAALRSRYDAATGELSITRDGTEVVRGDLQTDAGRAAIEQFFAGYCADELRGPPKLLAGQGHSFSDVARKVVSIINLSSVTALEAMIGRPVDPLRFRGNLYVEGWPAWHEFDLMDQTLLIGSARLRIVKRIVRCAATNVDPQTAARDMAIPETLQQNLGHADCGVYAEVIEAGSIAQGDAVQIEQAELFA, translated from the coding sequence ATGACAGACCTTGCGCTCGCCTCCGTCGCCTCGATCTACCGCTATCCGGTCAAGGGCTTGTCGCCCGAGCCGTTACCCACCGTGGCTCTGGATGTCGGCCAGACCTTGCCCGGCGACCGGACATTCGCCATCGAGAACGGGCCGATCGGATTCGACCCGGCCAATCCCCGCTACTTCCCGAAGATCCGGTTCCTGATGCTGATGCGCAACGAGCGGCTTGCCGCCTTGCGCAGCCGCTACGACGCCGCGACCGGCGAGCTCAGCATCACACGCGACGGTACCGAGGTCGTTCGCGGCGACCTACAGACCGATGCCGGCCGCGCCGCGATCGAGCAGTTCTTCGCCGGCTATTGCGCCGACGAGCTACGCGGCCCGCCGAAGCTGCTGGCCGGCCAAGGCCACAGCTTCTCGGACGTCGCCCGCAAGGTGGTGTCGATCATCAACCTGTCGAGCGTCACGGCGCTGGAAGCCATGATCGGCCGCCCGGTCGATCCGCTGCGCTTTCGCGGCAATCTATATGTCGAGGGCTGGCCCGCTTGGCACGAATTCGACCTGATGGACCAGACGCTGCTGATCGGCAGCGCCCGGCTCAGGATCGTCAAACGCATCGTCCGCTGCGCCGCCACCAATGTCGACCCGCAGACCGCCGCCCGCGACATGGCGATCCCCGAGACCCTGCAGCAGAACCTCGGCCACGCCGACTGCGGGGTCTACGCCGAAGTGATCGAAGCCGGCTCCATCGCCCAAGGCGATGCGGTGCAGATCGAGCAGGCGGAGCTGTTCGCGTAA
- a CDS encoding TIGR02594 family protein, with product MVVFSAFGLFRFVAAALSFVALALITAPASAKPLHRHHAHASKYSHHTASRHAHHHRRSHAWRRHGRIAQQQAEVAPSAFGFPANDPAMDVSAAMAQPQLQPATQKRSSRRQRLAAQQQDFQSQSWTGGGAGSSLVAAARSYIGSGNPTGRRALWCARFMNMVLERTGHQGTGSDMASSFARYGQRISGPQVGAIAVMSRGKRGGHVGVVSGIDANGNPIVVSGNHGRRVAEAVYSKSRIYAYVMPSS from the coding sequence ATGGTTGTGTTTTCTGCGTTTGGATTGTTCCGCTTCGTCGCTGCCGCCCTGTCGTTCGTGGCGCTCGCGTTGATCACCGCTCCCGCATCGGCCAAGCCGCTGCATCGTCATCACGCTCACGCGTCCAAATATTCGCATCACACCGCGTCTCGTCACGCGCACCATCATCGCCGCTCGCACGCTTGGCGCCGTCACGGCCGCATTGCGCAGCAGCAGGCGGAGGTCGCGCCGTCGGCTTTCGGTTTCCCCGCTAACGATCCGGCCATGGATGTCTCGGCCGCGATGGCGCAGCCGCAGCTGCAGCCCGCGACGCAGAAGCGCTCCAGTCGGCGTCAGCGCCTCGCCGCCCAGCAGCAGGACTTCCAATCGCAGTCGTGGACCGGCGGCGGTGCGGGGTCGAGCCTGGTGGCCGCAGCGCGGAGCTACATCGGCAGCGGCAATCCGACCGGCCGGCGCGCACTGTGGTGCGCGCGCTTCATGAACATGGTGCTGGAGCGCACCGGCCATCAGGGCACCGGATCGGACATGGCCAGCTCGTTCGCGCGCTACGGCCAGCGCATCTCCGGTCCGCAGGTCGGCGCGATCGCGGTGATGTCGCGCGGCAAGCGTGGCGGCCACGTCGGCGTGGTCAGCGGCATCGATGCGAACGGCAACCCGATCGTAGTCTCCGGCAATCACGGCCGTCGTGTTGCGGAGGCGGTGTATTCGAAGAGCCGGATCTACGCCTATGTGATGCCGTCGAGCTGA
- a CDS encoding chorismate mutase: protein MTQPPSPPSLAELRQEIDSIDEQVHRLLMQRGDIIDRLIAVKQTQEVGSAFRPAREADMMRRLVQRHHGILPLDTVESIWRVIIATFTYVQAPFSVHADQSLGESAMRDSARFHFGFTVPYVAHFSASAAVEAVAKSKGDLALVSATSGNNPWWLALEADGAPKIIARLPFIERADHPAALPVFVVSRVADSAMVTEVETWSIRVSGWNADTARALSPLADVVAVPDTAFDGAALLVSIPAPGGLDQIKAALIAAGASVRSSGLVGSHARRYTVPPSGKSA, encoded by the coding sequence ATGACCCAGCCACCCTCGCCGCCGTCGCTCGCCGAGCTGCGCCAGGAGATCGACAGCATCGACGAGCAGGTGCACCGGCTGTTGATGCAGCGCGGCGACATCATCGACCGGCTGATCGCGGTGAAGCAGACCCAGGAGGTCGGCTCGGCGTTCCGCCCGGCGCGCGAGGCCGACATGATGCGGCGCCTGGTGCAGCGGCATCACGGCATCCTGCCGCTCGACACCGTCGAGAGCATCTGGCGGGTCATCATCGCCACTTTTACCTATGTGCAGGCGCCGTTCTCGGTGCACGCCGACCAGTCGCTCGGCGAAAGCGCGATGCGGGACTCCGCCCGTTTCCATTTCGGCTTCACGGTGCCCTACGTCGCGCATTTCTCGGCCTCGGCCGCGGTCGAAGCGGTGGCGAAGTCCAAGGGCGATCTGGCGCTGGTGTCGGCGACCTCGGGCAACAATCCGTGGTGGCTGGCGCTGGAAGCCGACGGCGCGCCGAAGATCATCGCCCGCCTGCCCTTCATCGAGCGCGCCGACCACCCGGCCGCGCTGCCGGTCTTCGTGGTGTCGCGGGTCGCCGACAGCGCCATGGTGACCGAGGTCGAGACCTGGAGCATCCGGGTCTCGGGCTGGAACGCCGATACCGCCCGGGCGCTGTCGCCGCTGGCCGACGTCGTCGCGGTGCCGGATACCGCTTTTGACGGCGCCGCGCTGCTGGTGTCGATCCCGGCACCCGGCGGCCTCGATCAGATCAAGGCTGCCCTGATCGCAGCGGGGGCCTCGGTCCGTTCGTCGGGCCTCGTCGGCAGCCACGCAAGGCGCTATACGGTGCCCCCGAGCGGCAAGTCCGCGTAA
- the clpB gene encoding ATP-dependent chaperone ClpB: protein MNVEKYTERVRGFIQSAQSLAVREGHQQFSPLHILKVLLDDSEGLAGGLIDRAGGNSRAILKATEDALGKMPKVSGSGAGQVYLDPATARAFDAAEKAAEKAGDSFVTVERLLLALSLDKDSEAGKLLAKGGVTPQNLNAAINALRKGRTADSATAENAYDALKKYARDLTQAARDGKLDPVIGRDEEIRRTIQVLSRRTKNNPVLIGEPGVGKTAIVEGLALRILNGDVPESLKDKKLLALDMGALIAGAKYRGEFEERLKAVLNEVTAAEGGIILFIDEMHTLVGAGKADGAMDASNLLKPALARGELHCIGATTLDEYRKHVEKDAALARRFQPVFVNEPTVEDTISILRGLKDKYEQHHGVRIADSAIVASATLSNRYITDRFLPDKAIDLMDEAAARLKMQVDSKPEELDSMDREIVRLKIEQEALKKESDVGSKTRLVALEKELAELEEKSAVLTQRWSAEKNKLAGAQKLKSELDGLRIELANAQRRGEYQRAGELAYGRIPELEKKLADIEAHENAGEMVEEAVTADHIAQVVSRWTGVPVDKMLEGEKEKLLRMEEQLGQRVVGQFEAVHAVSTAVRRARAGLQDPNRPMGSFMFLGPTGVGKTELTKALAEYLFDDETAMVRIDMSEFMEKHSVARLIGAPPGYVGYDEGGVLTEAVRRRPYQVILFDEIEKAHPDVFNVLLQVLDDGRLTDGQGRTVDFRNTLIVMTSNLGSEYLVNQPEGEDTGAVREQVMGMVRAHFRPEFLNRVDEIILFHRLQKSEMGRIVDIQFARLTKLLEDRKIVLDLDAAARDWLAEKGWDPAYGARPLKRVIQRSVQDPLAEMILEGSVKDGDHVAISAEGGVLTFNGKPPPSADIEPFTGRPPKRMLN from the coding sequence ATGAACGTAGAAAAATACACCGAACGTGTGCGCGGCTTTATCCAGTCGGCGCAGTCGCTTGCTGTCCGCGAGGGGCATCAGCAGTTCTCGCCGCTGCATATTCTCAAAGTTCTGCTCGACGATTCCGAAGGGCTCGCGGGCGGTCTGATCGACCGCGCCGGTGGCAATTCGCGCGCGATCCTGAAGGCGACCGAAGACGCACTCGGCAAAATGCCGAAGGTGTCCGGCTCGGGCGCCGGCCAAGTCTATCTCGATCCGGCCACCGCGCGGGCGTTCGACGCTGCCGAGAAGGCGGCCGAGAAGGCGGGCGACAGCTTCGTCACCGTCGAACGGCTGCTGCTGGCGCTGTCGCTGGACAAGGACAGCGAGGCCGGCAAGCTGCTCGCCAAGGGCGGCGTCACCCCGCAGAACCTCAACGCCGCCATCAACGCCCTGCGCAAGGGCCGCACCGCGGATTCGGCGACGGCCGAGAACGCCTATGACGCGCTGAAGAAATACGCCCGCGACCTGACCCAGGCGGCGCGCGACGGCAAGCTCGACCCGGTGATCGGCCGCGACGAGGAGATCCGCCGCACCATCCAGGTGCTGTCACGGCGCACCAAGAACAACCCGGTGCTGATCGGCGAACCCGGTGTCGGCAAAACCGCGATCGTCGAGGGGCTGGCGCTGCGCATCCTCAACGGCGACGTGCCGGAGAGCCTGAAGGACAAGAAGCTGCTGGCGCTCGACATGGGCGCGCTGATCGCGGGTGCGAAGTATCGCGGCGAGTTCGAGGAGCGGCTGAAGGCCGTGCTCAACGAGGTCACCGCGGCCGAGGGCGGCATCATCCTGTTCATCGACGAGATGCACACCCTGGTCGGCGCCGGCAAGGCCGACGGCGCGATGGACGCGTCGAACCTGCTGAAGCCCGCGCTCGCCCGCGGCGAGCTGCATTGCATCGGCGCGACCACGCTCGATGAGTATCGCAAGCACGTCGAGAAGGACGCCGCTTTGGCGCGGCGCTTCCAGCCGGTGTTCGTCAACGAGCCGACGGTCGAGGACACCATCTCGATCCTGCGCGGGCTGAAGGACAAATACGAGCAGCACCACGGCGTGCGCATCGCCGACTCGGCGATCGTCGCCTCGGCGACGCTGTCGAACCGCTACATCACCGACCGCTTCCTGCCCGACAAGGCGATCGACCTGATGGACGAGGCCGCGGCGCGGCTGAAGATGCAGGTCGACTCCAAGCCGGAAGAGCTGGATTCGATGGACCGCGAGATCGTGCGGCTGAAGATCGAGCAGGAGGCGCTGAAGAAGGAGAGCGACGTCGGCTCCAAGACCCGCCTGGTGGCGCTGGAGAAGGAGCTCGCCGAGCTCGAGGAGAAGTCGGCGGTGCTCACTCAGCGTTGGAGCGCGGAGAAGAACAAGCTCGCGGGTGCCCAGAAGCTGAAGAGCGAACTCGACGGCCTGCGGATCGAACTCGCCAATGCGCAGCGTCGCGGTGAATATCAGCGCGCCGGCGAACTGGCCTATGGCCGGATTCCCGAGCTGGAAAAGAAGCTCGCGGACATCGAAGCCCACGAGAACGCCGGCGAGATGGTGGAGGAGGCGGTCACCGCCGACCACATCGCGCAGGTGGTGTCGCGTTGGACCGGCGTGCCGGTCGACAAGATGCTCGAAGGCGAGAAGGAAAAGCTGCTGCGGATGGAAGAGCAGCTCGGCCAGCGTGTGGTCGGGCAGTTCGAGGCCGTGCACGCGGTCTCGACCGCGGTCCGCCGCGCCCGCGCCGGCCTGCAGGACCCGAACCGGCCGATGGGCTCGTTCATGTTCTTAGGGCCGACCGGCGTCGGCAAGACCGAGCTGACCAAAGCGCTCGCCGAATATCTGTTCGACGACGAGACAGCGATGGTCCGCATCGACATGTCGGAATTCATGGAGAAGCACTCGGTGGCCCGGCTGATCGGCGCACCTCCCGGCTATGTCGGCTATGACGAAGGCGGCGTGCTGACCGAAGCGGTGCGGCGCCGGCCGTATCAGGTGATCCTGTTCGACGAGATCGAGAAGGCGCATCCGGACGTGTTCAACGTGCTGCTGCAGGTGCTCGATGACGGCCGTCTCACTGATGGACAAGGCCGCACCGTGGACTTCCGCAACACGCTGATCGTGATGACCTCCAACCTCGGCTCCGAGTATCTGGTCAATCAGCCCGAGGGCGAGGACACTGGCGCGGTGCGCGAGCAGGTGATGGGAATGGTGCGGGCGCACTTCCGCCCCGAATTCCTCAACCGCGTCGACGAGATCATCCTGTTCCACCGCTTGCAGAAGAGCGAGATGGGCCGGATCGTCGACATCCAGTTCGCGCGGCTCACCAAGCTGCTCGAGGACCGCAAGATCGTGCTCGATCTCGACGCTGCGGCCCGCGACTGGCTGGCCGAAAAGGGCTGGGATCCGGCTTACGGCGCCCGCCCCTTGAAGCGGGTGATCCAGCGCAGCGTCCAGGACCCGCTCGCCGAGATGATCCTGGAAGGCTCGGTCAAGGACGGCGACCACGTCGCGATCTCAGCCGAAGGCGGCGTGCTGACCTTCAACGGCAAGCCGCCGCCCAGCGCGGACATCGAGCCGTTCACGGGACGGCCGCCGAAGCGGATGCTGAACTGA
- a CDS encoding prephenate/arogenate dehydrogenase family protein — protein sequence MNSAPMFRKVALIGFGLIGGSIARGAKSLGLAAEIVTTARSAETRARVRELGIVDRVVESNAEAAEGADLVILCIPVGACGDVAQEIAPHLQHGAIVSDVGSVKGAVVRAMAPHLPEDIHFVPAHPVAGTENSGPDSGFAELFINRWCILTPPEGTNAEATEKLAAFWRALGANVEIMTPEHHDLVLAVTSHLPHLIAYTIVSTAEELEGVTQSEVLKFSAGGFRDFTRIAASDPTMWRDVFLTNKDAVLEMLGEFQEDLSKLTRAIRRGDGDALFEHFTRTRAIRRGIVQIGQDEAAPDFGRRHKQLGKAAE from the coding sequence ATGAATTCTGCGCCGATGTTTCGCAAAGTCGCGCTGATCGGCTTCGGCCTGATCGGTGGCTCGATCGCGCGCGGCGCGAAGTCGCTCGGCCTCGCCGCCGAGATCGTCACCACCGCGCGCTCGGCCGAGACCCGGGCGCGGGTGCGCGAACTCGGCATCGTCGACCGGGTGGTCGAAAGCAACGCTGAAGCCGCCGAGGGTGCCGATCTCGTCATTCTGTGCATTCCGGTCGGCGCCTGCGGCGATGTCGCCCAGGAGATCGCGCCGCATCTGCAGCACGGCGCGATCGTCTCCGACGTCGGCTCGGTCAAGGGCGCAGTGGTCAGGGCGATGGCGCCGCATCTGCCGGAGGACATTCACTTCGTTCCGGCGCATCCGGTCGCCGGCACCGAGAATTCCGGCCCGGATTCCGGCTTCGCCGAGCTGTTCATCAATCGATGGTGCATTCTGACGCCGCCCGAAGGCACCAATGCCGAGGCGACCGAGAAGCTCGCCGCGTTCTGGCGCGCGCTCGGCGCCAATGTTGAGATCATGACGCCCGAGCACCACGATCTGGTGCTGGCGGTGACCAGCCATCTGCCGCATCTGATCGCCTACACCATCGTGTCGACCGCGGAAGAACTCGAAGGCGTGACGCAGTCGGAAGTGCTGAAATTCTCCGCCGGCGGTTTTCGCGATTTCACCCGCATCGCCGCGTCCGATCCGACGATGTGGCGCGACGTGTTCCTGACCAACAAGGACGCGGTGCTGGAGATGCTCGGCGAATTCCAGGAAGACCTGTCGAAACTGACCCGCGCCATCCGCCGCGGCGACGGCGACGCGCTGTTCGAGCACTTCACCCGCACCCGCGCGATCCGCCGCGGCATCGTCCAGATCGGCCAGGACGAAGCGGCGCCGGACTTCGGACGACGGCACAAGCAGCTCGGCAAGGCGGCGGAGTAA
- a CDS encoding Vgb family protein, translating into MKGKLALGASALTIGLLTLSGAHADGYQVTRLVQGSAFHGVHGLAVDKAGKLFAGSVAGAALYEVDRTAGTAKIAVPTPEGMADDIAIAPDGTMAWTAFLTGDLYARKGDGPIRKLASGLPGINSLAFRKDGRLYATQVFLGDALYEIDVEGAKPPRKIMEKMGGLNGFEFGPDDKLYGPLWFKGQIVRVDVDKGELSVLADGFKVPAAANFDSKGNLWALDTALGQLVKIDPKTGAKQVAAQLKPSLDNLAIDADDRIFVSNMADNGIQEVDPATGTAKQVIIGKLAFPGGIGVVSDGGKDTIYVADVFAYRTVDGASGEVREVARMHADGTTLEYPMSATAKGDEVILSSWFTGTVQTIDRKTGQSRDMLHGFKAPYDAIRLGDGRLLVAELGTKSLIEVSGEHGKDRKAIASDLAGPVGLVLGKDSAVYVSEALAGQISKIDPATGAKTVVAKDLKMPEGIALAPSGKLIVAEVGAKRVVEVDPASGSVTEIAGNLPIGLVGAPGLPPTNMPTGVGVGAGGTIYVSSDIENAIYKIEKK; encoded by the coding sequence ATGAAGGGCAAACTTGCGCTCGGCGCGAGTGCGTTGACGATCGGCCTGCTGACGCTGTCCGGCGCACATGCCGACGGCTATCAGGTCACCAGACTGGTCCAGGGCTCGGCGTTTCATGGCGTGCACGGCCTTGCGGTCGACAAGGCCGGCAAGCTGTTCGCCGGCAGCGTCGCCGGCGCGGCGCTGTACGAGGTCGATCGCACCGCAGGTACCGCCAAGATCGCGGTGCCGACGCCGGAAGGCATGGCCGACGACATCGCGATCGCGCCGGACGGCACGATGGCGTGGACCGCGTTCCTCACCGGCGATCTCTATGCGCGCAAGGGCGACGGCCCGATCAGGAAGCTCGCCTCCGGCCTGCCCGGCATCAACTCGCTCGCGTTCCGCAAGGACGGGCGGCTGTACGCCACCCAGGTGTTTCTCGGCGACGCGCTGTACGAGATCGATGTCGAGGGTGCCAAGCCGCCACGCAAGATCATGGAGAAGATGGGCGGCCTGAACGGCTTCGAGTTCGGGCCCGACGACAAGCTGTACGGCCCGCTGTGGTTCAAGGGTCAGATCGTCAGGGTCGACGTCGACAAGGGCGAGCTCAGCGTCCTCGCCGACGGCTTCAAGGTGCCGGCAGCCGCGAACTTCGACTCCAAGGGCAATCTGTGGGCGCTCGATACGGCGCTGGGTCAGCTCGTCAAAATCGATCCGAAGACCGGCGCCAAGCAGGTGGCGGCCCAGCTCAAACCGTCGCTCGACAACCTCGCGATCGACGCTGACGACCGCATCTTCGTCTCCAACATGGCCGACAACGGCATCCAGGAAGTCGATCCCGCCACCGGGACGGCCAAGCAAGTGATCATCGGCAAGCTTGCGTTCCCCGGCGGCATCGGCGTCGTTTCCGACGGCGGCAAGGACACCATCTATGTCGCCGACGTGTTCGCCTATCGCACCGTCGACGGCGCCAGCGGCGAGGTGCGCGAAGTGGCGCGGATGCACGCCGACGGCACCACGCTCGAATATCCGATGAGCGCCACCGCCAAGGGCGACGAGGTGATCCTGTCGAGCTGGTTCACCGGCACGGTGCAGACGATCGACCGCAAGACCGGCCAGAGCCGCGACATGCTGCACGGCTTCAAGGCGCCGTACGACGCGATCCGGCTCGGCGATGGCAGGCTGCTGGTCGCCGAACTCGGTACCAAGTCGCTGATCGAAGTCTCGGGCGAGCACGGCAAGGACCGCAAGGCGATCGCGTCCGATCTTGCTGGCCCTGTCGGCCTGGTGCTCGGCAAAGACAGCGCGGTGTATGTCAGCGAAGCGCTCGCCGGACAGATCAGCAAGATCGATCCGGCGACCGGCGCTAAGACCGTCGTCGCCAAGGACCTGAAAATGCCCGAAGGCATCGCGCTGGCGCCATCCGGCAAACTGATCGTCGCCGAAGTCGGCGCCAAGCGCGTGGTCGAAGTCGATCCGGCCAGCGGCAGCGTCACCGAAATCGCCGGCAATCTGCCGATCGGTCTCGTCGGCGCGCCCGGCCTGCCGCCGACCAACATGCCGACCGGCGTCGGTGTCGGCGCCGGCGGCACGATCTACGTGTCGTCCGATATCGAGAACGCGATCTACAAGATCGAGAAGAAGTAA